Proteins encoded in a region of the Planococcus citri chromosome 1, ihPlaCitr1.1, whole genome shotgun sequence genome:
- the LOC135844466 gene encoding uncharacterized protein LOC135844466, whose protein sequence is MECDLSPEEKVCALKACGILQNNSVQDNLHFHVCKQSDTLTLRANWTTVAEVDHFLKYMNDTCHITWRVLRTSPKDMSAGTRNIFYTQYRCQSSNMRVRSDTKKPHSKHTNCQARMQITVKRIGHRCRSKDHHLPKFPTIIKFLSTHNHAFQCADHLKYKDVSDEICAKFIALFENGHSPMSALDTHKEDLFAEYGDEEYFIHISDRSECPDLQWCYRLYNSIRTSVSGMYCDDAEKESSLLCTHLPEIQKNYAEYIEFSLYEQKPVVAIVTPFMKRIHQKWPYSAELAFVDSTENFDRQQYRVFVLLTHSFIGALPLGIIVTTTEKADAVSLGINMMKKLIGQGAFFGSEQGPKIIIAGHSSSERNGLRCAFPQANVLLCIFLILRSVWRFLYKSENGVQKNDKNEIYHLFKALVYANDEGELQKKYMLMVQNHTMNKYPEVGRYFSDYWNIREEWALCFWKDGVVRVNDTNSYAESAMRILKEKIFHRKRAFNVIQLIDFILTRLDNYYKRKMIDFASGKNVCTQTHYKIDPKKLLDLDYRTISENVHVVINSKKNTAYTVDSSIGICTCYMGINGAPCKHQSFVLTKLKRNSDNSYLGAENEEQRLALQALATGTTANVPPGWYLPTTNDGRIKNDQIVPTAADSTSTDLNFCASNSTSQTGSIEIIEEPCNSAQLDVIDTNADVSIPGDFLEKKLETFEMRIRQVCQTKSGYVATQNFFKHFEKLSTDASIESAFDQFAKQIRKNKRGAIHVQSTSIARRKSRVGGVGRVRSGRPLKRSYNHGCGEHQYAKTNAKRNKAPH, encoded by the exons ATGGAATGTGATTTGTCACCCGAAGAAAAAGTTTGTGCTTTAAAA GCATGCGGTATTCTTCAAAACAACAGTGTGCAGGATAACTTACATTTCCATGTCTGTAAACAATCTGATACATTGACCCTTCGAGCAAACTGGACTACTGTTGCTgaagttgatcattttttaaaatacatgaATGATACATGTCATATAACATGGCGTGTATTAAGAACATCCCCCAAAGATATGTCCGCAGGAACAAGAAATATATTCTACACACAATATAGATGTCAAAGCTCGAATATGCGAGTCAGAAGTGATACCAAAAAGCCGCACTCGAAGCATACAAATTGTCAGGCTAGAATGCAAATCACCGTGAAAAGAATTGGCCATAGGTGCAG GTCCAAAGATCACCACCTTCCAAAGTTCCCAACTATTATCAAATTTCTTTCAACGCATAATCATGCATTTCAATGTGCTGATCATTTAAAATACAAGGATGTGTCCGATGAAATTTGTGCAAAGTTTATTGCGTTATTTGAAAATGGTCATAGTCCAATGTCTGCTCTTGATACTCATAAAGAGGATTTGTTTGCAGAATACGGCGATGAGGAATATTTTATTCACATTTCTGATCGTTCTGAATGCCCAGATCTGCAATGGTGTTATCG ATTATATAATTCAATTCGGACTTCAGTGTCTGGCATGTATTGTGATGATGCTGAAAAAGAGAGCTCACTATTATGCACTCATTTAccagaaattcagaaaaattatgcCGAATATATTGAATTTAGTCTTTATGAACAGAAACCAGTTGTTGCAATTGTAACTCCTTTTATGAAAAGAATTCACCAGAAGTGGCCGTACAGTGCTGAGCTTGCGTTTGTTGATTCAACTGAGAATTTTGACAGACAACAATACAGAGTATTCGTTTTACTTACTCACAGCTTTATTGGTGCACTGCCTCTTGGAATTATTGTAACTACTACAGAGAAAGCTGATGCTGTGTCCTTGGGTAtcaacatgatgaaaaaattgatcggaCAAGGTGCCTTTTTTGGAAGTGAACAAGGTCCAAAAATTATCATAGCTGGTCACTCTTCATCAGAACGAAATGGTTTACGCTGCGCTTTTCCTCAGGCCAATGTATTGCTGTGCATTTTCCTTATATTACGAAGTGTTTGGAGATTCTTATATAAAAGTGAAAAtggtgttcaaaaaaatgataaaaatgaaatttatcatttattCAAGGCCCTCGTATATGCAAATGATGAAGGTGAGCTGCAAAAGAAGTACATGCTGATGGTACAAAATCACACTATGAATAAATACCCTGAGGTGGGACGATATTTCAGTGATTATTGGAATATTCGTGAAGAATGGGCTCTGTGCTTTTGGAAAGATGGTGTAGTCCGAGTAAATGATACAAACAGTTATGCCGAATCAGCCATGCGTATActcaaggaaaaaatttttcatcggaaACGAGCATTTAATGTCATTCAGTTGATCGATTTTATCTTAACGAGGTTAGACAATTACTACAAacgaaaaatgattgattttgcctctggaaaaaatgtatgtactcaGACACACTACAAAATTGACCCGAAAAAACTACTTGATCTTGATTACCGCACCATTTCTGAGAATGTGCACGTTGTGATTAATTCCAAGAAGAATACAGCCTACACTGTTGATTCCAGTATTGGGATATGTACCTGCTACATGGGAATAAATGGCGCTCCCTGTAAACACCAGAGCTTTGTCTTAACCAAGTTGAAGCGTAATAGTGATAATTCTTATCTTGGCGCTGAAAATGAGGAGCAGAGGCTTGCATTGCAAGCATTAGCTACAGGAACAACTGCGAATGTACCTCCTGGCTGGTATTTACCTACAACTAATGATGGTCGCATCAAAAACGATCAAATTGTACCTACTGCTGCCGATTCTACTTCAACTGATTTGAATTTCTGTGCATCAAATTCAACATCACAAACTGGTAGcattgaaattattgaagaacCTTGCAATTCTGCTCAACTTGATGTGATTGATACAAATGCTGATGTTTCTATTCCTGGAGATTTCCTTGAGAAGAAACTGGAAACTTTTGAGATGAGAATTCGACAAGTATGCCAGACAAAAAGTGGCTACGTGGccactcagaatttttttaaacacttcgAAAAACTTAGCACAGATGCCTCGATTGAATCAGCATTCGATCAGTTTGCAAAACAAATACGTAAGAATAAAAGAGGAGCGATCCATGTGCAGTCTACTTCAATTGCTAGAAGGAAATCACGTGTAGGTGGTGTAGGTAGAGTACGGAGTGGAAGACCCTTGAAAAGATCATACAATCACGGATGTGGTGAACACCAATATGCAAAAACCAACGCAAAACGGAACAAAGCACCGCATTGA